The Humulus lupulus chromosome 4, drHumLupu1.1, whole genome shotgun sequence genome has a window encoding:
- the LOC133829809 gene encoding uncharacterized protein LOC133829809 isoform X1 translates to MISEMNQTMGHGRVQNLVHDAKKLWDLWNLRSSLILSLFLQAFLISVASKRKRHKSNFLHLLILLAYVLAEWIAAYTLGQIVRSGDDIYNPKKTGELFLFWAQFLLLHLSGPDNITSFSPGDNGFWLKQLVGLIFQGLATVLSFCFITIVKKNELQFPTIIVFCVGIIKCSERLKALLNSSCDRFGETLLPKADPGLDYEDAVAMYSSNRVTSNVQVDEMASDETTNKNIGCANIDLPSYVGNDSQILLLLDADSFFKEFKVLFSGSFLSNEHRKASREYFLNCKSHIAFRLVEFELNFLHDLMHTKAIVLQSTFGYIRRFFCSFSIIVAAFSFYRAEKRGYAKFDVYLTYALLTGTIILDIVSFVKLFFSERSIIRAPWMEQFVPKFMLKRKHWSRSVFQSSMLKLCLYKRSTWLFYRFAGYIIDSTIMVDKMRLWFSSFGDVTKEVEALIFDELKKKSKKNRSLEDAIEACKDRGLSALFQDCDTYVTLEWSITEFHYMESLLLWHLATDLCYHHLGGPIDKYVKLCKLLSNYMFYLLAMQPTMLSQDLGNWLVVFQDTQEEAKRFFKKYSISHHKEGCQKLISVGTKYRPALVKRSKSKSLLFDACILAHQLRQQKHEEQWELMAQVWIELMSFAAINCSPATHALQPSKGGELLTFTWLLMHHLGLGMQFSK, encoded by the coding sequence ATGATATCAGAAATGAACCAAACGATGGGACATGGACGGGTACAAAACTTGGTTCATGATGCGAAGAAGCTATGGGATTTATGGAATCTTCGGAGTAGTCTCATCTTGAGCCTGTTCCTACAAGCTTTCTTAATATCGGTTGCTTCTAAGAGGAAACGACATAAGTCCAACTTCCTGCACCTGTTGATTTTGTTAGCCTACGTGCTAGCAGAATGGATTGCTGCTTACACTCTTGGTCAAATCGTCCGCTCGGGTGATGACATCTATAATCCCAAGAAAACTGGAGAGCTTTTTTTATTTTGGGCACAGTTTCTTTTGTTGCATCTTTCAGGCCCTGATAACATTACTTCGTTTTCACCTGGGGATAATGGATTCTGGTTGAAGCAACTTGTTGGACTCATTTTTCAAGGTCTAGCTACTGTCTTGAGCTTCTGTTTTATCACAATTGTCAAAAAAAATGAGCTACAGTTCCCCACTATCATAGTGTTCTGCGTGGGAATTATTAAATGTTCCGAGAGGCTGAAAGCTCTACTTAATTCTAGCTGTGATCGTTTTGGAGAAACTTTATTGCCAAAAGCAGATCCTGGACTTGACTATGAAGACGCTGTAGCGATGTACAGCTCAAACAGAGTGACAAGTAATGTCCAAGTTGATGAAATGGCATCAGATGAAACTACGAATAAGAATATCGGTTGTGCAAACATTGATCTTCCTAGCTATGTAGGAAACGATAGCCAAATTCTTTTATTGCTTGATGCGGATTCATTCTTCAAGGAATTTAAGGTACTCTTTTCTGGCTCCTTTTTAAGTAATGAACATCGAAAAGCAAGCCGTGAGTATTTTCTAAATTGTAAAAGTCACATAGCTTTTAGATTAGTCGAGTTTGAACTTAACTTCTTGCACGATCTTATGCATACCAAAGCGATTGTATTGCAAAGCACATTTGGATACATCCGCCGATTCTTTTGTTCGTTTTCTATAATCGTCGCGGCATTTTCTTTTTATAGAGCTGAGAAGCGAGGGTATGCTAAGTTTGATGTCTACCTTACTTATGCCTTGCTCACGGGAACCATTATCCTTGATATCGTTTCTTTCGTCAAGCTCTTCTTTTCTGAACGGAGCATAATTAGAGCACCATGGATGGAACAGTTCGTTCCTAAATTTATGTTGAAAAGAAAACACTGGTCCAGATCAGTCTTCCAGTCTAGTATGTTAAAACTCTGTCTATATAAACGTTCCACATGGCTATTCTACAGGTTCGCTGGTTACATAATTGATTCGACTATAATGGTAGACAAAATGAGACTCTGGTTTTCCTCTTTCGGGGATGTCACTAAAGAAGTGGAGGCATTAATTTTCGATGAGCTcaaaaaaaaatctaagaaaAATAGGAGTTTAGAGGATGCAATTGAAGCATGTAAAGACAGAGGCCTTTCGGCTCTGTTCCAGGATTGTGATACTTACGTAACACTTGAATGGAGCATTACAGAGTTCCACTATATGGAGAGCCTTCTCCTCTGGCACTTAGCTACTGACCTTTGCTATCATCATCTTGGGGGCCCGATAGATAAATATGTTAAGTTGTGCAAGCTTCTCTCAAACTACATGTTTTATCTACTGGCCATGCAGCCTACGATGTTGTCCCAAGATCTGGGAAATTGGCTTGTAGTGTTTCAAGACACTCAGGAAGAAGCTAAAAGATTTTTTAAAAAGTACTCAATTTCTCATCACAAAGAAGGTTGCCAAAAGTTGATCTCGGTTGGAACAAAATACAGGCCAGCTTTGGTGAAGAGATCCAAAAGCAAATCTTTGTTGTTTGATGCTTGCATCCTTGCACATCAGCTTCGACAACAAAAACACGAGGAGCAGTGGGAGTTAATGGCTCAAGTATGGATAGAGTTGATGTCTTTTGCCGCAATTAATTGCAGCCCAGCAACACATGCGCTGCAGCCTAGCAAAGGGGGAGAACTTTTGACTTTCACCTGGTTACTCATGCATCATTTGGGTTTAGGAATGCAGTTCTCCAAGTAG
- the LOC133829809 gene encoding uncharacterized protein LOC133829809 isoform X2, protein MNQTMGHGRVQNLVHDAKKLWDLWNLRSSLILSLFLQAFLISVASKRKRHKSNFLHLLILLAYVLAEWIAAYTLGQIVRSGDDIYNPKKTGELFLFWAQFLLLHLSGPDNITSFSPGDNGFWLKQLVGLIFQGLATVLSFCFITIVKKNELQFPTIIVFCVGIIKCSERLKALLNSSCDRFGETLLPKADPGLDYEDAVAMYSSNRVTSNVQVDEMASDETTNKNIGCANIDLPSYVGNDSQILLLLDADSFFKEFKVLFSGSFLSNEHRKASREYFLNCKSHIAFRLVEFELNFLHDLMHTKAIVLQSTFGYIRRFFCSFSIIVAAFSFYRAEKRGYAKFDVYLTYALLTGTIILDIVSFVKLFFSERSIIRAPWMEQFVPKFMLKRKHWSRSVFQSSMLKLCLYKRSTWLFYRFAGYIIDSTIMVDKMRLWFSSFGDVTKEVEALIFDELKKKSKKNRSLEDAIEACKDRGLSALFQDCDTYVTLEWSITEFHYMESLLLWHLATDLCYHHLGGPIDKYVKLCKLLSNYMFYLLAMQPTMLSQDLGNWLVVFQDTQEEAKRFFKKYSISHHKEGCQKLISVGTKYRPALVKRSKSKSLLFDACILAHQLRQQKHEEQWELMAQVWIELMSFAAINCSPATHALQPSKGGELLTFTWLLMHHLGLGMQFSK, encoded by the coding sequence ATGAACCAAACGATGGGACATGGACGGGTACAAAACTTGGTTCATGATGCGAAGAAGCTATGGGATTTATGGAATCTTCGGAGTAGTCTCATCTTGAGCCTGTTCCTACAAGCTTTCTTAATATCGGTTGCTTCTAAGAGGAAACGACATAAGTCCAACTTCCTGCACCTGTTGATTTTGTTAGCCTACGTGCTAGCAGAATGGATTGCTGCTTACACTCTTGGTCAAATCGTCCGCTCGGGTGATGACATCTATAATCCCAAGAAAACTGGAGAGCTTTTTTTATTTTGGGCACAGTTTCTTTTGTTGCATCTTTCAGGCCCTGATAACATTACTTCGTTTTCACCTGGGGATAATGGATTCTGGTTGAAGCAACTTGTTGGACTCATTTTTCAAGGTCTAGCTACTGTCTTGAGCTTCTGTTTTATCACAATTGTCAAAAAAAATGAGCTACAGTTCCCCACTATCATAGTGTTCTGCGTGGGAATTATTAAATGTTCCGAGAGGCTGAAAGCTCTACTTAATTCTAGCTGTGATCGTTTTGGAGAAACTTTATTGCCAAAAGCAGATCCTGGACTTGACTATGAAGACGCTGTAGCGATGTACAGCTCAAACAGAGTGACAAGTAATGTCCAAGTTGATGAAATGGCATCAGATGAAACTACGAATAAGAATATCGGTTGTGCAAACATTGATCTTCCTAGCTATGTAGGAAACGATAGCCAAATTCTTTTATTGCTTGATGCGGATTCATTCTTCAAGGAATTTAAGGTACTCTTTTCTGGCTCCTTTTTAAGTAATGAACATCGAAAAGCAAGCCGTGAGTATTTTCTAAATTGTAAAAGTCACATAGCTTTTAGATTAGTCGAGTTTGAACTTAACTTCTTGCACGATCTTATGCATACCAAAGCGATTGTATTGCAAAGCACATTTGGATACATCCGCCGATTCTTTTGTTCGTTTTCTATAATCGTCGCGGCATTTTCTTTTTATAGAGCTGAGAAGCGAGGGTATGCTAAGTTTGATGTCTACCTTACTTATGCCTTGCTCACGGGAACCATTATCCTTGATATCGTTTCTTTCGTCAAGCTCTTCTTTTCTGAACGGAGCATAATTAGAGCACCATGGATGGAACAGTTCGTTCCTAAATTTATGTTGAAAAGAAAACACTGGTCCAGATCAGTCTTCCAGTCTAGTATGTTAAAACTCTGTCTATATAAACGTTCCACATGGCTATTCTACAGGTTCGCTGGTTACATAATTGATTCGACTATAATGGTAGACAAAATGAGACTCTGGTTTTCCTCTTTCGGGGATGTCACTAAAGAAGTGGAGGCATTAATTTTCGATGAGCTcaaaaaaaaatctaagaaaAATAGGAGTTTAGAGGATGCAATTGAAGCATGTAAAGACAGAGGCCTTTCGGCTCTGTTCCAGGATTGTGATACTTACGTAACACTTGAATGGAGCATTACAGAGTTCCACTATATGGAGAGCCTTCTCCTCTGGCACTTAGCTACTGACCTTTGCTATCATCATCTTGGGGGCCCGATAGATAAATATGTTAAGTTGTGCAAGCTTCTCTCAAACTACATGTTTTATCTACTGGCCATGCAGCCTACGATGTTGTCCCAAGATCTGGGAAATTGGCTTGTAGTGTTTCAAGACACTCAGGAAGAAGCTAAAAGATTTTTTAAAAAGTACTCAATTTCTCATCACAAAGAAGGTTGCCAAAAGTTGATCTCGGTTGGAACAAAATACAGGCCAGCTTTGGTGAAGAGATCCAAAAGCAAATCTTTGTTGTTTGATGCTTGCATCCTTGCACATCAGCTTCGACAACAAAAACACGAGGAGCAGTGGGAGTTAATGGCTCAAGTATGGATAGAGTTGATGTCTTTTGCCGCAATTAATTGCAGCCCAGCAACACATGCGCTGCAGCCTAGCAAAGGGGGAGAACTTTTGACTTTCACCTGGTTACTCATGCATCATTTGGGTTTAGGAATGCAGTTCTCCAAGTAG
- the LOC133829809 gene encoding uncharacterized protein LOC133829809 isoform X3 — MISEMNQTMGHGRVQNLVHDAKKLWDLWNLRSSLILSLFLQAFLISVASKRKRHKSNFLHLLILLAYVLAEWIAAYTLGQIVRSGDDIYNPKKTGELFLFWAQFLLLHLSGPDNITSFSPGDNGFWLKQLVGLIFQGLATVLSFCFITIVKKNELQFPTIIVFCVGIIKCSERLKALLNSSCDRFGETLLPKADPGLDYEDAVAMYSSNRVTSNVQVDEMASDETTNKNIGCANIDLPSYVGNDSQILLLLDADSFFKEFKVRWLHN, encoded by the exons ATGATATCAGAAATGAACCAAACGATGGGACATGGACGGGTACAAAACTTGGTTCATGATGCGAAGAAGCTATGGGATTTATGGAATCTTCGGAGTAGTCTCATCTTGAGCCTGTTCCTACAAGCTTTCTTAATATCGGTTGCTTCTAAGAGGAAACGACATAAGTCCAACTTCCTGCACCTGTTGATTTTGTTAGCCTACGTGCTAGCAGAATGGATTGCTGCTTACACTCTTGGTCAAATCGTCCGCTCGGGTGATGACATCTATAATCCCAAGAAAACTGGAGAGCTTTTTTTATTTTGGGCACAGTTTCTTTTGTTGCATCTTTCAGGCCCTGATAACATTACTTCGTTTTCACCTGGGGATAATGGATTCTGGTTGAAGCAACTTGTTGGACTCATTTTTCAAGGTCTAGCTACTGTCTTGAGCTTCTGTTTTATCACAATTGTCAAAAAAAATGAGCTACAGTTCCCCACTATCATAGTGTTCTGCGTGGGAATTATTAAATGTTCCGAGAGGCTGAAAGCTCTACTTAATTCTAGCTGTGATCGTTTTGGAGAAACTTTATTGCCAAAAGCAGATCCTGGACTTGACTATGAAGACGCTGTAGCGATGTACAGCTCAAACAGAGTGACAAGTAATGTCCAAGTTGATGAAATGGCATCAGATGAAACTACGAATAAGAATATCGGTTGTGCAAACATTGATCTTCCTAGCTATGTAGGAAACGATAGCCAAATTCTTTTATTGCTTGATGCGGATTCATTCTTCAAGGAATTTAAG GTTCGCTGGTTACATAATTGA